One part of the Solanum dulcamara chromosome 3, daSolDulc1.2, whole genome shotgun sequence genome encodes these proteins:
- the LOC129881765 gene encoding putative E3 ubiquitin-protein ligase RF298 isoform X1, with translation MVDDNISEDANEKSLVVSDQEKGSTNKRKLVSELPLETPTDSPVVSVTEFPRYKLLEEALALKGGTLFEIEPLKGGCTQSDEEQEVEMPLDIDWEDALTSQLLELLTQNLSTIFQSAVKRIAKCGNSEEIAERVILRSGLYHGSKDAVSNVVDGALALLSNEKVFDNGRHLVFEDLPSLVDYTLLEMVCVLREVKPALPVAEAMWCLLILDLNLVHACTTEGDHLVELCSQEKLGDSSSCLKLSQSKTEASENTQSNLDKQQLSKPFSPIAQTLQSKVPVGSAASQEPESKNSHVHQAAKGKGSSTPLPKAEAKSKAAVLEDKSWAGQKALNSKKDVHRRKTYQFEKNCRSRMSKNIKANISAWDSLVLDKKLNSSDSSGATKKSSHSKVNTSVKCNQPLAKASSDSLCPSTIEPASDTSSVAPMQDNVNEKYPDLLSMEPKSSIKSPENTTISSVVPDYYAGIPYDESLGKYVPQNERDEAILFLTSRLTTLQKELQGWSDWANEKVMQATRRLSKDQPELKILRQVKEDAEKVRQEMQMLEENTMEKIVEMEQELVNSNSMIETTNSRLNTLERDNVELKKERHALMLSTGEYAMDVNNALAKEQEAVKKCQAADVEKRSFEEDLSTIKQEKAALHQQQEKANKVVNQFEVLSKQEARVKQRFLQQADSLKAEREQLRVQGQVQQDNFREKVERNMQKYKEEIQKYESEISQLRFQSERSKIEALKRGTPPMTKGLAAYAESSGSNVVKMERECVMCMNEQISVVFLPCAHQVLCEYCNVLHLKRGMDECPSCRTPIKERISVHFPDSE, from the exons ATGGTTGATGATAACATCAGTGAAGATGCCAATGAGAAATCGTTGGTGGTTTCAGACCAGGAAAAAGGAAGCACAAACAAGAGGAAGTTGGTATCTGAGCTTCCTCTAGAAACTCCTACTGATTCACCTGTGGTATCTGTTACTGAGTTTCCAAGATACAAATTATTAGAGGAAGCACTCGCACTGAAAGGAGGCACTCTTTTTGAGATCGAACCATTGAAGGGAGGGTGTACTCAGTCTGATGAGGAACAAGAAGTGGAAATGCCACTAGATATAGATTGGGAGGATGCCCTAACTTCTCAACTTCTGGAGCTTTTGACCCAAAATTTGTCCACAATTTTTCAGAGCGCAGTCAAGAGAATTGCTAAGTGTGGAAATAGTGAGGAAATTGCTGAAAGGGTTATCTTGAGGAGTGGCCTTTATCATGGCAGCAAAGATGCTGTCTCAAATGTTGTCGATGGTGCCTTGGCTTTATTGAGTAACGAAAAGGTTTTCGATAATGGCAGACATCTTGTATTTGAAGATTTACCTAGCTTGGTTGATTACACATTGCTGGAGATGGTATGTGTGCTGAGGGAGGTTAAGCCAGCTTTGCCAGTTGCAGAAGCAATGTGGTGCCTGTTAATATTGGACTTGAACCTGGTACATGCATGTACAACGGAAGGCGATCATCTGGTTGAGTTATGCAGTCAAGAAAAACTAGGCGATAGCTCATCTTGTTTGAAACTTTCCCAATCGAAGACTGAGGCTTCTGAGAATACTCAGTCAAACCTGGATAAACAACAGTTGTCAAAACCCTTTTCCCCAATTGCTCAAACCTTGCAGTCCAAAGTTCCTGTTGGTAGTGCAGCCTCTCAAGAACCTGAGTCCAAAAATTCACATGTTCATCAAGCGGCAAAAGGAAAAGGAAGTTCCACACCTCTTCCAAAAGCAGAGGCTAAATCGAAAGCAGCAGTTTTAGAAGACAAATCGTGGGCTGGTCAAAAGGCCCTAAATTCCAAGAAGGATGTGCATAGGCGAAAGACATATCAGTTTGAGAAGAACTGCAGAAGCCGTATGAGTAAGAACATTAAGGCAAACATCTCTGCCTGGGACAGTTTGGTTTTGGACAAGAAACTGAACTCATCAGATTCTTCCGGTGCAACAAAGAAGAGTTCTCACTCTAAAGTAAATACTTCAGTTAAATGCAATCAACCTTTAGCAAAAGCAAGTTCTGATAGTCTATGCCCCTCAACCATTGAACCTGCAAGTGACACCTCTAGTGTGGCACCTATGCAAGATAATGTAAATGAAAAGTATCCGGATTTATTATCCATGGAACCTAAGTCTAGCATAAAGTCCCCAGAAAACACAACTATTTCTTCTGTGGTGCCAGATTATTATGCTGGTATCCCATATGATGAGTCTCTGGGGAAATATGTCCCTCAAAATGAGAGAGATGAAGCTATATTGTTTCTAACTTCCCGTTTGACGACACTGCAGAAAGAACTCCAAGGGTGGTCTGATTGGGCAAATGAGAAGGTAATGCAGGCTACTCGGAGGCTTAGCAAGGACCAGCCTGAGCTTAAAATATTGAGGCAAGTAAAAGAAGATGCTGAAAAAGTTCGTCAGGAAATGCAAATGCTGGAGGAAAACACCATGGAGAAGATTGTGGAGATGGAGCAAGAGTTGGTAAATAGCAATTCCATGATTGAGACAACTAATTCTCGTCTTAACACTTTGGAGAGGGATAATGTTGAACTAAAGAAGGAGAGGCATGCCTTAATGCTCTCTACCGGTGAGTATGCTATGGACGTGAATAATGCTTTAGCAAAGGAGCAGGAGGCAGTAAAGAAGTGTCAAGCAGCAGATGTGGAGAAGCGATCATTTGAGGAGGATTTATCTACTATCAAGCAGGAAAAAGCTGCTTTACATCAGCAGCAAGAGAAAGCCAACAAGGTCGTGAACCAGTTTGAG GTCCTATCGAAGCAGGAGGCAAGGGTGAAACAAAGGTTTCTACAGCAAGCTGATTCCCTGAAAGCTGAAAGAGAACAACTCCGTGTTCAGGGACAAGTGCAGCAAGATAATTTTAGAGAGAAGGTAGAGAGAAACATGCAAAAGTATAAAGAAGAAATCCAAAAGTATGAGAGTGAAATCTCTCAGTTGAGATTCCAATCTGAAAGATCAAAAATAGAGGCGCTTAAACGAGGCACTCCTCCAATGACAAAGGGTTTAGCAGCCTATGCAGAAAGTTCTGGCTCTAATGTCGTAAAGATGGAGAGGGAGTGTGTTATGTGTATGAATGAGCAGATATCAGTGGTTTTTCTCCCTTGTGCACATCAAGTCCTTTGTGAATATTGCAACGTGCTTCACCTAAAGAGAGGAATGGACGAATGCCCTTCTTGTAGGACACCAATTAAGGAGCGGATTAGTGTCCACTTTCCTGATTCAGAATAG
- the LOC129881765 gene encoding putative E3 ubiquitin-protein ligase RF4 isoform X2, protein MVDDNISEDANEKSLVVSDQEKGSTNKRKLVSELPLETPTDSPVVSVTEFPRYKLLEEALALKGGTLFEIEPLKGGCTQSDEEQEVEMPLDIDWEDALTSQLLELLTQNLSTIFQSAVKRIAKCGNSEEIAERVILRSGLYHGSKDAVSNVVDGALALLSNEKVFDNGRHLVFEDLPSLVDYTLLEMVCVLREVKPALPVAEAMWCLLILDLNLVHACTTEGDHLVELCSQEKLGDSSSCLKLSQSKTEASENTQSNLDKQQLSKPFSPIAQTLQSKVPVGSAASQEPESKNSHVHQAAKGKGSSTPLPKAEAKSKAAVLEDKSWAGQKALNSKKDVHRRKTYQFEKNCRSRMSKNIKANISAWDSLVLDKKLNSSDSSGATKKSSHSKKELQGWSDWANEKVMQATRRLSKDQPELKILRQVKEDAEKVRQEMQMLEENTMEKIVEMEQELVNSNSMIETTNSRLNTLERDNVELKKERHALMLSTGEYAMDVNNALAKEQEAVKKCQAADVEKRSFEEDLSTIKQEKAALHQQQEKANKVVNQFEVLSKQEARVKQRFLQQADSLKAEREQLRVQGQVQQDNFREKVERNMQKYKEEIQKYESEISQLRFQSERSKIEALKRGTPPMTKGLAAYAESSGSNVVKMERECVMCMNEQISVVFLPCAHQVLCEYCNVLHLKRGMDECPSCRTPIKERISVHFPDSE, encoded by the exons ATGGTTGATGATAACATCAGTGAAGATGCCAATGAGAAATCGTTGGTGGTTTCAGACCAGGAAAAAGGAAGCACAAACAAGAGGAAGTTGGTATCTGAGCTTCCTCTAGAAACTCCTACTGATTCACCTGTGGTATCTGTTACTGAGTTTCCAAGATACAAATTATTAGAGGAAGCACTCGCACTGAAAGGAGGCACTCTTTTTGAGATCGAACCATTGAAGGGAGGGTGTACTCAGTCTGATGAGGAACAAGAAGTGGAAATGCCACTAGATATAGATTGGGAGGATGCCCTAACTTCTCAACTTCTGGAGCTTTTGACCCAAAATTTGTCCACAATTTTTCAGAGCGCAGTCAAGAGAATTGCTAAGTGTGGAAATAGTGAGGAAATTGCTGAAAGGGTTATCTTGAGGAGTGGCCTTTATCATGGCAGCAAAGATGCTGTCTCAAATGTTGTCGATGGTGCCTTGGCTTTATTGAGTAACGAAAAGGTTTTCGATAATGGCAGACATCTTGTATTTGAAGATTTACCTAGCTTGGTTGATTACACATTGCTGGAGATGGTATGTGTGCTGAGGGAGGTTAAGCCAGCTTTGCCAGTTGCAGAAGCAATGTGGTGCCTGTTAATATTGGACTTGAACCTGGTACATGCATGTACAACGGAAGGCGATCATCTGGTTGAGTTATGCAGTCAAGAAAAACTAGGCGATAGCTCATCTTGTTTGAAACTTTCCCAATCGAAGACTGAGGCTTCTGAGAATACTCAGTCAAACCTGGATAAACAACAGTTGTCAAAACCCTTTTCCCCAATTGCTCAAACCTTGCAGTCCAAAGTTCCTGTTGGTAGTGCAGCCTCTCAAGAACCTGAGTCCAAAAATTCACATGTTCATCAAGCGGCAAAAGGAAAAGGAAGTTCCACACCTCTTCCAAAAGCAGAGGCTAAATCGAAAGCAGCAGTTTTAGAAGACAAATCGTGGGCTGGTCAAAAGGCCCTAAATTCCAAGAAGGATGTGCATAGGCGAAAGACATATCAGTTTGAGAAGAACTGCAGAAGCCGTATGAGTAAGAACATTAAGGCAAACATCTCTGCCTGGGACAGTTTGGTTTTGGACAAGAAACTGAACTCATCAGATTCTTCCGGTGCAACAAAGAAGAGTTCTCACTCTAAA AAAGAACTCCAAGGGTGGTCTGATTGGGCAAATGAGAAGGTAATGCAGGCTACTCGGAGGCTTAGCAAGGACCAGCCTGAGCTTAAAATATTGAGGCAAGTAAAAGAAGATGCTGAAAAAGTTCGTCAGGAAATGCAAATGCTGGAGGAAAACACCATGGAGAAGATTGTGGAGATGGAGCAAGAGTTGGTAAATAGCAATTCCATGATTGAGACAACTAATTCTCGTCTTAACACTTTGGAGAGGGATAATGTTGAACTAAAGAAGGAGAGGCATGCCTTAATGCTCTCTACCGGTGAGTATGCTATGGACGTGAATAATGCTTTAGCAAAGGAGCAGGAGGCAGTAAAGAAGTGTCAAGCAGCAGATGTGGAGAAGCGATCATTTGAGGAGGATTTATCTACTATCAAGCAGGAAAAAGCTGCTTTACATCAGCAGCAAGAGAAAGCCAACAAGGTCGTGAACCAGTTTGAG GTCCTATCGAAGCAGGAGGCAAGGGTGAAACAAAGGTTTCTACAGCAAGCTGATTCCCTGAAAGCTGAAAGAGAACAACTCCGTGTTCAGGGACAAGTGCAGCAAGATAATTTTAGAGAGAAGGTAGAGAGAAACATGCAAAAGTATAAAGAAGAAATCCAAAAGTATGAGAGTGAAATCTCTCAGTTGAGATTCCAATCTGAAAGATCAAAAATAGAGGCGCTTAAACGAGGCACTCCTCCAATGACAAAGGGTTTAGCAGCCTATGCAGAAAGTTCTGGCTCTAATGTCGTAAAGATGGAGAGGGAGTGTGTTATGTGTATGAATGAGCAGATATCAGTGGTTTTTCTCCCTTGTGCACATCAAGTCCTTTGTGAATATTGCAACGTGCTTCACCTAAAGAGAGGAATGGACGAATGCCCTTCTTGTAGGACACCAATTAAGGAGCGGATTAGTGTCCACTTTCCTGATTCAGAATAG